CAAGTACACACAGGTGTCGGAGGAAGAGGCGCTCGACTACGCCCGCACCACCTGGCGGACCATCAACAAGCTGAACCTGGTGGAGAACGTGGCCCCCACCCGCAGCCGCGCCACCCTGGTCGTCCGCAAGGGCCCCGACCACAAGGTCCAACGCCTCAGCCTGCGCAAACTGTAGGAGCGTCCGCGCGGGCGGCGGGCGCCGCGGCCCGGCTAACCTGCGTCCATGCTGCACCTGCGCCTGATCACACCCCCGGACAGAACCGACGCCGTGGTCGACCTGATCGGGGGCACGGTCGGCACCACCCACCTCGCGGTGCTCCCGGGCGCGGCCCGCAACCCCTCGGGCGACGTCGTCATGTGCGACGTGGCCCGTGAGGCGGGCGACGAACTGATCGGCGGACTGCGCGGGCTCGGCATCGACGAGTCGGGCTCCATCGCCGTGGAGACCATCGACCTGTCGCTCTCCCGGCGCGCGGAGGAAGCGGCGGACGACGCCCCGGGCGAGGGCGCGGACGCGGTCCTGTGGGAGCAGTTGGCCGACGCGACCCATGAGGAGTCGACGCTCTCGGTCACGTACGTCGCGTTCATCACGCTCGCCACGATGATCGCGGCGTGCGGTGTGGTCCTCGACAACGCGATCCTGATCGTGGGCGCCATGGCGGTGGGCCCGGAGTTCGGCCCGCTGGCCGGCTTCTGCACGGCCCTGGTCCGACGCGCGCCCCGGCTGGCCCTGCGCTCGCTGATCGCGCTGCTCGTCGGTTTCGCGGCGGCGATGGTGGTGACGGTGGGGTTCAGCTACTTCATGGACGCGATGGGCCTGTTCACGCACGACGCCCTGAAGTCGGAGCGCCCGAACACGAACTTCATCTACCGCCCCGACTGGTTCTCGTTCGTGGTGGCCGTTCTCGCGGGGGCCGCGGGCACGCTCTCCCTCACCTCGGCGAAGTCGGGCGCGCTGGTGGGCGTGGCGATCTCGGTGACGACGGTCCCCGCCGCCGCGAACGCCGCCGTCGCCTTCAGCTACGACGAGTACAAGCAGGCCTGGGGCTCCACGGAGCAGCTCCTGTTGAACCTGCTCGGCATCATCCTCGCGGGCACGCTCACGCTGCTCGCCCAGAAGCTCTTCTGGGCCGTGCAGCGCGAGCGCACCGCGAAGACGTCCCGCCCCTAGGGCCTGTGTCGGGAGTCCCGTCGACGCCGCGGGGCAGGCGGAACTTCCGACCCAGGCTCTAGCCCAGCGCGGACTTCACCACGTCGGCGAGGCGGCCCGCGACGGACCGGGCCTGCTCGATGTCGGCGGCCTCGACCATGACGCGCACCAGCGGCTCGGTCCCGGAGGGGCGCAGGAGGACCCGGCCGGTGGAGCCCAGCTCGCGCTCGGCCTCGGTGACCGCGGCGGTCAGCTCGGCGGACGTCCGCACGCGCGACTTGTCGACGTCGGGCACGTTGATGAGGACCTGCGGGAGCCGCTCCATGACGCTCGCGAGGTCCGCGAGCGAACGGCCCGTCTCGGCGACGCGCGCCGCGAGCAGCAGGCCGGTCAGCGTGCCGTCGCCGGTCGTCGCGTGGTCGAGGATGATCACGTGCCCGGACTGCTCGCCGCCGAGGGCGAAGCCGTGCTCCTTCATCGACTCGAGGACGTACCGGTCGCCGACGGAGGTCTGCACCAGGGCGAGGCCCTGGCCCTCCATGGCGAGCTTGAAGCCGAGGTTCGACATGACCGTGGCGACGACCGTGTCGTGGCGCAGCGTGCCGTGCTCCCGCATGGCGAGGGCGAGCACGGCGAGGATCTGGTCGCCGTCGACCTCGGCACCCGTGTGGTCCACGGCGAGGCACCGGTCGGCGTCCCCGTCGTGCGCGACGCCGAAGTCGGCCTTGTGCTCGACGACGGCGGCCTTGAGCAGGTCCAGGTGCGTGGACCCGCACCCGTCGTTGATGTTCAGGCCGTCGGGCTGGGCGCCGATCGTGATGACCTCGGCACCGGCCCGCGCGAACGCCTCGGGCGAGACACGCGCGGCCGCGCCGTGCGCCTCGTCGAGGACGATCTTCAGCCCGTCGAGGCGGTTCGGGAGCACCCCGATGAGGTGCGCGACGTACTGGTCGAGCCCCTGGTCGTACGACTTCACGCGGCCGACGCCCGAGCCGGTGGGCCGCTCCCACGGGGCGCCGGTGCGGTGCTCCTCGTAGACGGACTCGATGCGGTCCTCCAGCTCGT
The window above is part of the Streptomyces venezuelae genome. Proteins encoded here:
- a CDS encoding DUF389 domain-containing protein — encoded protein: MLHLRLITPPDRTDAVVDLIGGTVGTTHLAVLPGAARNPSGDVVMCDVAREAGDELIGGLRGLGIDESGSIAVETIDLSLSRRAEEAADDAPGEGADAVLWEQLADATHEESTLSVTYVAFITLATMIAACGVVLDNAILIVGAMAVGPEFGPLAGFCTALVRRAPRLALRSLIALLVGFAAAMVVTVGFSYFMDAMGLFTHDALKSERPNTNFIYRPDWFSFVVAVLAGAAGTLSLTSAKSGALVGVAISVTTVPAAANAAVAFSYDEYKQAWGSTEQLLLNLLGIILAGTLTLLAQKLFWAVQRERTAKTSRP
- the glmM gene encoding phosphoglucosamine mutase translates to MGRLFGTDGVRGVANADLTAELALGLSVAAAHVLAEAGTFEGHRPVAVVGRDPRASGEFLEAAVVAGLASAGVDVLRVGVLPTPAVAHLTGALGADLGVMLSASHNAMPDNGIKFFARGGHKLADELEDRIESVYEEHRTGAPWERPTGSGVGRVKSYDQGLDQYVAHLIGVLPNRLDGLKIVLDEAHGAAARVSPEAFARAGAEVITIGAQPDGLNINDGCGSTHLDLLKAAVVEHKADFGVAHDGDADRCLAVDHTGAEVDGDQILAVLALAMREHGTLRHDTVVATVMSNLGFKLAMEGQGLALVQTSVGDRYVLESMKEHGFALGGEQSGHVIILDHATTGDGTLTGLLLAARVAETGRSLADLASVMERLPQVLINVPDVDKSRVRTSAELTAAVTEAERELGSTGRVLLRPSGTEPLVRVMVEAADIEQARSVAGRLADVVKSALG